The genomic segment CTCTTTTTCGTGCAGTTTCTGCAGAAGCATTTCCCACCCAAGCCGTTCCCTGGAGACATCGTGGAGTATCCGAGGAACAAATACTTCTCCCACTTTGCCATCTACTATGGGGAGAAGGATGGCGTTCGCTACGTGGCTCACCTGACATCCCGAGGTATGGTGGATACTAAAGATTTACACACCTGTGTTCAAATGgcagttttttaaatatatatatatatatatatatatatatatatatatataataagaaAAAGATAAACACCATTTTCCATATGTGATTaggagattttgttatggtccagtgaaaccaacattgaactttttggccataaaaaGGTACGTTTGATGAAAACATAACATCTCTCATTctcaaaagaacaccatacctataGTGAAGCATtgtagtggcagcatcatgctttgaggCTGTTTTTCGTCACCTGGGGAAGGCCAGACAAGGTGGAGGGTATTATTAACAGTTCAAAAATAACAATGAGTGTTAGCACAAAGCTGCCTGGCCCTGTCTCCACTCACCTTGCAAATGCAAGCTTATGCTCGGCAGCCACAAATCAATTCCAAGAACTCTTGTTGTGATTATTGACACAGACCTGAGTTTTTAAGAACAACTTAAAGCTGTGAACAAGTCTTCTATTACCACCTGAAGAACATCTGAAGTCTCAAAGATGATCTGTCCAAACAAGACACAGAAAATCTGTTTCGCGCCTTCATTTTTAGTAGGTTGGACTATAAAAGAACTGGGGCTTAGGCAAGGTGGAAGGAActatgaacagtttgaaatagcgCTCATTGTTTCCACAAAACCTTTAAGCTTCTGCTAGAATGCCCaaaaatgccaggaaaagcctactagatcatctgaaaatgtgtttaacaTGAGTCTGTATGTGATTTgttaattctgaacaaagcCACATCGATAAGTGGGtgatgtgcacacttgtgcaaccacatgaattgtttatttatttatttatttatttatttttgttatgtccccgcttaaaaacaaaaaaaaacatttccattgaGTTGTACGGATTATagttcacattaatggtggaaaaagttttgaaacgatttatcttggtctccttttatatcacaaaaatctggcatttgaacaatcTTGGGTggacttttatatccactgtacatttttctttgttttgtttttgaatttcaAGTAACTCTTCTTCCCAGATTCAGACTCCAAACTCCCACTCTTTGGCCGGGCCCTGAGGTCGGAAGTCAAATTGGATCCGCTCGAGCTGCTGGGGAAAAAGTACAAGGTGATATACAATGTTGTTCATGAGTGCGGGTTAACTATGCAAATGAGAAAAATCTTCTTGCTTTTTAGGTGAACAACATGCTTGATGACTGCTTCCCAGCCAGAGATTTCCACAGTATTGTGAAACAGTCCATTGACGACATGATCGGACAGGAAGTGACCTTTGACATTTTGTTCCACAACAGTGAGCACCAGGCGACACTCTTTAGATACGGAGTCAAAAAGTCACAGCAGGTAAAAGCTCTCAAtacttccatttaaaaaaaaaaaaaaaaaaaacgtgatttAGGCTGGCTGTTCCATGATGCTATAAAATAACAGTGGCGTGTTGCAGATTGAAAAAATCTACGAGCACATCATGCCTGCATGGGAGAAGCTCCTTGAGGAGAAGAAGCTGTGAAGGTGCTTCAGATGTATTTCTCAATCTCAATTATATTGACAAGATTAAGATTTACATAAACTTGTAACAATATTACACGATCaagtcattttctttctttcactgaATCATCTTGATTGCTCCCTTTTAAGAAAATTGTTCAAATAATGATattcaaaaactgttttttgtcaaataaaacacattttgcgtGTGAAcgttgaaatattttgttttttctcgtGTTTTTAAgcgtttgactttttaatggcagCGTGATTCATTCTGACGTAGAGGATCTTTTCATCGTTCTGGTTTTAAATGGCAACGTGATTCATCTGTATACAGGGAATCATTGAATACAGTTCTCGCGATACTACCGCAGTTGACGGCTGCAGGTTAGGAGGAGGGAGACTGTGGGAACGCGTACTGGCTTGACGGTGTTTATCTCTACACACATGGACCGAAAGTGGCAGCTGTGATTCCTATTCAATGAAATACAAGTACATTATAATATTCTCTTTTCCACCGTACGGACGGACTGTGAAATGGAGGCCGGTGAAGGTAATTTGATTCAACATGCTAAAGAGCTAGCTTGTTACTAATGTTCAGATGCACTTGATCAGTTTAATCATAGAACTACTGTAAGGCATTTATTGTTGGAACctcttgtttttaaatcttgttTAGCGCTGTTGCAGTAACTAATTTAGAATTGTAAACACAATCAAAGATGGGTGTAAAATGCAATCGGTGTCCATCCATATGCTGCGAGTCACGGTCctggtttattttttacagtccGGTATCCACTTTAACGTTGAcgtaaaatttaaaatttattattgACAAATTTTTGGATTAAATCTAAATTACATTGTCACAGCAATAATATTACACAAACACGGATTCATAATACAGGactaacaaaactaaacaaataaacagcaaTGAAGAGGGATTACAAGACATTTGTATCAtcgaattaaaaaaatctgGAGTACATTTAATCTGTAGTAAGAAATATTGTGTAATTATGATAATATTTTAACGATTAGTGAAAAGTACATTATTGACTGTGAGTGATAATATAATGACATTGTCGGATTATAATACACTCAATATGCACAGTGTATGAAACATTTGTTGATATGcataatatgtatgtatactaGTTTTAATGCACATTGAAACACGTCAGGAATTTGAGTCAGTATCACCATAAAATGTCTTTGGTACTTTtcgccaaaataaaaaagttcctTTAATCTTAATATCCATTGTAAAGAGATAACATGTtgttagaaatgcatattggtcaaatgcacaaacttttttttttttttttttttttttaaatggataaaCTGCTCGGAGACGGTGTCTccgcaaacagcaaaatatgtgagcttgctgacagggtggacaatgacaggttggactttttttgcattttatgacCTCATGATGGACCTTCACTATTAGCAAGTTGACTGTACTGTTTGACAAATACGTCTTGTATTTCTGAAAGGTTTTTAttgggctttacacgatcaggatttttgggaccgatcagcgagttaaaaaaaaacgataaccgatcactgatccgatcacaagatggaggagtgtgtctatttaaatgaaaaataaaaaaatatatttacaataaataatgtagctTTGTTCATcgatttatgccagtgaggcatagtgacagactgaacacatgaatggtcttctattagatggcaggaagcaagtacagtaattaatgtatccacttcttgcgacatttttgtttgttggtgtgccgtgagatttttcaattgtaaaatatgttccttggctccataaaggttggaaatcactgctctagtcagatcgtgtat from the Phycodurus eques isolate BA_2022a chromosome 1, UOR_Pequ_1.1, whole genome shotgun sequence genome contains:
- the plaat1l gene encoding phospholipase A and acyltransferase 1 isoform X1, whose protein sequence is MLFLPQTTPLRLFFVQFLQKHFPPKPFPGDIVEYPRNKYFSHFAIYYGEKDGVRYVAHLTSRDSDSKLPLFGRALRSEVKLDPLELLGKKYKVNNMLDDCFPARDFHSIVKQSIDDMIGQEVTFDILFHNSEHQATLFRYGVKKSQQIEKIYEHIMPAWEKLLEEKKL
- the plaat1l gene encoding phospholipase A and acyltransferase 1 isoform X2; amino-acid sequence: MGQFLQKHFPPKPFPGDIVEYPRNKYFSHFAIYYGEKDGVRYVAHLTSRDSDSKLPLFGRALRSEVKLDPLELLGKKYKVNNMLDDCFPARDFHSIVKQSIDDMIGQEVTFDILFHNSEHQATLFRYGVKKSQQIEKIYEHIMPAWEKLLEEKKL